One genomic window of Geodermatophilus sp. DSM 44513 includes the following:
- a CDS encoding metallopeptidase family protein produces MRPLPLPVFEGLVADALDQVPPELMALMDNVVVLVEDRNADEPDLLGLYEGYALTERGWEYGGALPDRIMVYREAICDICSTAEEVVEEVTVTVVHEIAHHFGIDDDRLHELGWS; encoded by the coding sequence GTGAGGCCGCTCCCCCTCCCGGTCTTCGAGGGCCTGGTCGCCGACGCCCTGGACCAGGTCCCGCCGGAGCTGATGGCGCTGATGGACAACGTCGTCGTCCTGGTGGAGGACCGCAACGCCGACGAGCCGGACCTGCTCGGCCTCTACGAGGGGTACGCGCTGACCGAGCGCGGCTGGGAGTACGGCGGCGCGCTGCCGGACCGGATCATGGTCTACCGCGAGGCCATCTGCGACATCTGCTCGACCGCCGAGGAGGTCGTCGAGGAGGTGACGGTCACCGTCGTGCACGAGATCGCGCACCACTTCGGCATCGACGACGACCGGCTGCACGAGCTCGGCTGGTCCTGA